In Xenopus tropicalis strain Nigerian chromosome 5, UCB_Xtro_10.0, whole genome shotgun sequence, one genomic interval encodes:
- the asxl2 gene encoding putative Polycomb group protein ASXL2 isoform X3, with product MHRDLEQRKGEQQRVASRISQPSSPQSGCPSPSIPAGKVISPSQKHSKKALKQALKQQQQRKKQQQRVGMPVPASQRLLLTTVKTANNVAPAKPTPTHTWEAKQPEGQASNAHISAPSGTSLASLHGLGKKALPRSDRLQARHIKRTKCAEIDVETPDSILVNTNLRALINKHTFSLLPGDCQQRLLLLLPEVDRPTGPDGLMKLNSSALNNEFFTSASQSWKERLSEGEFTPEMQLRIRQEIEKEKKVESWKERFYESYYGENSGLNPDDYKELIAETNDTLARTQVSPPKEQCKSDPCPELQPVEAKVETTAQKGINEGPPIKKEDEGTVHVKAELPTAGDTQRPPEVMPADTKEKVSTVPVKTAEGAAEVITPVPSKETGHKISPKPEETDSESQGTPTPTPLTSPVHMQPPSTPTAKAAPAQGSGAEGSPEKVELAIGTRVKRKLDVGAGDSDNAGKCIRISEQQEIQRPFRDLCSPSTKGTAQGSEQKVPPLKIPVSWLPTKPFPSSRVSSRPYFPTTGTSPSRTGARTLADIKAKAQLARAQRAAAAAAATSAGLSVGSSVPGPGPGGGTGPGGGAGPGGGARPGGEARNPAAGTSETGHRAGVLDVGSTGSWRGERGNPALPSCTQTSRETQNPLQVSPDSTARTQLLQKSSLQPRHPITGAQASLAYGCPLPARSSASIRMPNPLSDRLVATSGTVAPGVTAIPPSSTSCSSPQNLKGIRANLAAQIRPRISLGTQTIPPRPTETVPPKPAETIPPKPAETIPPKPAETIPPRPAETIPPRPAETIPPRPAETIPPRPAETIPPRPAETIPPRPAETIPPRPAETIPPRPAETIPPRPVDTIPPRPVLSQAVTSNLSTPAKAQAPSQPAGPIPSTQRVPIRTGSSIPANNPLVTQLLQGKSVPMEQIMPRPLNKMEVKTIPIGSGQKERVTNTAGVSAPAGGIMVSREDSEKPSHMAVQQLERFLSQNRQLPSSQRILQLFSGRDLSSISQSQSQEAASSTAQEQTLQSLIRKVQQEKSLVGPNPAEPSENTSASQRFMFGFVGRRTSKPAMSGHYLLNIATYGRVPESFRRAQAVSPERGINLSDPERSQPRDDETESVTESEEEENSENNPEDSEYAPRYLPIAVSHPTTLRTAKLEAPMLDLKETVQALSRGDIYDESHIARDFIQAAQAKMVNVLGIKLKGDASELFRASKSHEGSQPPHSEQIHTGGPASLIGSSYGGTINITTSPEGMQGPSIPTGGHLTPTSADNLVSFSVTVTTIPSSHIVDSSDHDQPVSVQAFTEDPGRDTAPSKCYCRLKAMIICKGCGAFCHDDCIGPSKLCVSCLVVR from the exons ATGCACAGAGACCTAGAGCAGCGCAAAGGAGAACAGCAAAGAG TCGCATCTAGAATATCCCAGCCATCCTCTCCCCAATCAGGCTGTCCATCTCCCTCCATCCCTGCGGGGAAAGTCATCTCTCCATCTCAGAAGCACAGCAAGAAGGCCCTCAAACAG GCTTTGAAGCAGCAACAGCAaaggaagaagcagcagcagaggGTGGGAATGCCAGTCCCTGCCAGCCAGCGCCTCCTGCTGACTACAGTGAAGACTGCAAACAATGTTGCCCCTGCCAAGCCAACCCCAACCCACA CATGGGAAGCCAAACAGCCAGAGGGCCAAGCAAGCAATGCCCACATCTCTGCGCCATCCGGCACCTCCCTGGCATCTCTACATGGACTGGGGAAGAAGGCATTGCCGAGATCAGACCGGCTGCAAGCCA GACatataaaaagaacaaaatgcGCAGAGATCGACGTAGAGACACCGGACTCCATCTTGGTCAATACCAACCTACGGGCACTGATAAACAAACACACCTTCTCACTCCTGCCCGGGGACTGTCAGCAACGGCTCCTCCTCCTGCTGCCTGAAGTGGACCGACCA ACTGGTCCCGACGGCCTGATGAAGCTCAACAGTTCCGCCCTAAACAACGAGTTCTTTACCTCGGCGTCCCAGAGCTGGAAGGAGCGGCTCTCAGAAG GGGAATTCACCCCAGAGATGCAGCTTCGTATCCGCCAGGAAATTGAGAAAGAGAAGAAGGTGGAGTCGTGGAAGGAGCGCTTCTATGAGAGTTACTATGGGGAGAA CTCTGGGCTAAACCCTGACGATTACAAAGAGCTGATTGCAGAGACCAACGATACTTTGGCCAGAACCCAAGTCTCCCCTCCAAAGGAACAGTGTAAGTCCGACCCGTGCCCTGAACTCCAGCCGGTTGAGGCCAAGGTTGAGACCACAGCCCAGAAGGGTATAAATGAAGGCCCACCAATAAAGAAGGAAGATGAAGGCACTGTTCATGTAAAGGCCGAATTACCAACAGCCGGTGATACCCAGCGCCCCCCCGAAGTCATGCCAGCGGATACCAAAGAGAAAGTCAGCACTGTTCCTGTGAAGACAGCAGAGGGCGCTGCAGAGGTTATAACCCCAGTTCCCAGCAAAGAGACTGGGCATAAAATATCCCCTAAGCCGGAGGAGACAGACTCAGAGAGCCAGGGTACACCAACCCCAACCCCACTAACCAGTCCTGTCCATATGCAGCCTCCCAGCACTCCCACAGCCAAGGCTGCGCCGGCTCAGGGTTCCGGGGCAGAGGGGTCGCCAGAGAAAGTGGAGCTCGCAATCGGCACACGAGTCAAGAGGAAGCTGGATGTGGGCGCCGGGGATTCGGATAATGCTGGGAAATGCATACGGATATCGGAGCAGCAAGAAATCCAGCGGCCATTTCGTGACTTGTGTAGCCCCAGTACCAAAGGGACGGCCCAGGGGTCGGAACAAAAAGTGCCCCCACTTAAG ATCCCTGTCTCTTGGTTACCTACAAAGCCCTTTCCCAGCAGCCGGGTCTCTTCCAGGCCCTATTTTCCAACCACCGGCACCAGTCCCAGCAGAACAGGAGCAAGAACCTTGGCAGACATCAAAGCCAAAGCCCAGCTGGCCAGAGCCCAGAGGGCAGCAGCGGCGGCAGCAGCAACATCAGCTGGCCTCTCTGTCGGTTCATCAGTGCCAGGGCCAGGGCCTGGAGGGGGAACCGGACCTGGAGGAGGAGCCGGACCTGGAGGAGGAGCCAGACCTGGAGGAGAGGCGAGGAATCCAGCAGCTGGCACCAGTGAAACAGGACACAGGGCCGGAGTACTGGACGTGGGAAGTACTGGAAGCTGGAGAGGTGAGAGGGGAAATCCAGCCCTTCCATCATGCACCCAGACTTCCAGGGAGACCCAGAACCCACTGCAGGTATCACCTGACAGTACAGCAAGAACACAGCTACTGCAAAAATCCAGTCTACAACCCAGACACCCAATAACAGGAGCCCAGGCATCTCTAGCCTATGGCTGTCCCTTACCTGCCCGGAGCAGTGCCAGCATCAGAATGCCCAATCCGTTATCTGATAGACTGGTGGCAACATCTGGCACTGTGGCCCCTGGGGTTACAGCTATACCTCCATCAAGCACAAGCTGCTCATCACCACAGAACCTAAAAGGTATCCGGGCCAACCTAGCTGCTCAAATCAGACCTAGAATTTCTTTAGGCACTCAGACAATCCCACCAAGGCCTACGGAGACAGTCCCACCAAAGCCTGCCGAGACAATCCCACCAAAGCCTGCCGAGACAATCCCACCAAAGCCTGCCGAGACAATCCCACCAAGGCCTGCCGAGACAATCCCACCAAGGCCTGCCGAGACAATCCCACCAAGGCCTGCCGAGACAATCCCACCAAGGCCTGCCGAGACAATCCCACCAAGGCCTGCCGAGACAATCCCACCAAGGCCTGCCGAGACAATCCCACCAAGGCCAGCTGAGACAATCCCACCAAGGCCAGCTGAGACAATCCCACCAAGGCCTGTCGACACAATCCCACCAAGGCCTGTCCTGTCTCAGGCAGTAACTTCTAACCTTTCCACACCAGCCAAAGCTCAGGCACCCAGTCAGCCAGCAGGTCCCATTCCAAGCACTCAGAGGGTGCCCATAAGGACGGGCTCTAGCATACCCGCCAATAACCCTCTGGTTACCCAACTCCTGCAGGGCAAGAGTGTCCCCATGGAGCAGATAATGCCCAGACCTCTCAACAAGATGGAAGTAAAGACCATTCCTATAGGTTCTGGTCAGAAGGAGAGGGTAACTAACACAGCTGGAGTTagtgcccctgcagggggcatcATGGTAAGTAGAGAAGATTCAGAAAAGCCCTCACACATGGCTGTCCAACAGCTGGAAAGGTTTCTTAGCCAAAATCGGCAGCTGCCGTCCAGCCAAAGGATCCTGCAGCTCTTCTCTGGAAGAGATCTGAGCAGtattagccaatcacagagccAGGAAGCAGCCAGCAGTACCGCCCAAGAGCAAACTCTCCAATCACTGATCAGAAAGGTTCAACAAGAGAAATCATTGGTCGGCCCCAATCCAGCTGAACCGAGTGAAAACACATCCGCCAGTCAGAGGTTCATGTTTGGCTTTGTGGGCCGGCGAACGTCTAAACCTGCCATGTCGGGGCACTACTTGCTAAACATCGCTACGTACGGCCGCGTTCCCGAGAGCTTCCGGCGAGCACAGGCTGTAAGTCCTGAGCGGGGCATCAACCTGAGTGACCCAGAGAGGTCTCAACCCAGAGACGATGAAACAGAATCCGTTACTGAGAGCGAAGAAGAAGAAAACAGTGAGAACAATCCAGAGGATAGTGAATATGCCCCCCGATATCTCCCCATAGCCGTAAGTCACCCCACCACACTCAGGACTGCAAAACTCGAGGCCCCCATGTTAGATCTGAAAGAAACGGTCCAGGCTTTATCAAGGGGGGACATTTATGATGAGTCCCACATAGCCAGAGACTTTATCCAGGCCGCCCAGGCCAAGATGGTGAATGTATTGGGCATAAAGCTGAAAGGTGATGCTTCTGAGCTGTTCAGGGCGAGCAAGTCCCACGAGGGCTCCCAGCCGCCCCATTCTGAGCAGATACACACGGGCGGGCCCGCCAGCCTCATCGGATCCAGTTACGGAGGAACCATCAATATCACCACTTCGCCCGAGGGAATGCAGGGGCCCTCCATCCCTACAGGGGGCCATCTCACACCCACCAGCGCTGACAATCTGGTCTCCTTCTCTGTCACCGTCACAACCATCCCATCCAGCCACATCGTAGACTCAAGTGATCACGACCAACCCGTTTCTGTCCAGGCCTTCACCGAGGACCCCGGCAGGGACACGGCCCCTTCCAAATGCTACTGTCGACTGAAAGCCATGATCATTTGTAAAGGCTGTGGCGCCTTCTGCCACGACGACTGCATTGGGCCCTCGAAACTCTGCGTCTCCTGCCTGGTGGTGCGGTGA
- the asxl2 gene encoding putative Polycomb group protein ASXL2 isoform X4 codes for MLVASRISQPSSPQSGCPSPSIPAGKVISPSQKHSKKALKQALKQQQQRKKQQQRVGMPVPASQRLLLTTVKTANNVAPAKPTPTHTWEAKQPEGQASNAHISAPSGTSLASLHGLGKKALPRSDRLQARHIKRTKCAEIDVETPDSILVNTNLRALINKHTFSLLPGDCQQRLLLLLPEVDRPTGPDGLMKLNSSALNNEFFTSASQSWKERLSEGEFTPEMQLRIRQEIEKEKKVESWKERFYESYYGENSGLNPDDYKELIAETNDTLARTQVSPPKEQCKSDPCPELQPVEAKVETTAQKGINEGPPIKKEDEGTVHVKAELPTAGDTQRPPEVMPADTKEKVSTVPVKTAEGAAEVITPVPSKETGHKISPKPEETDSESQGTPTPTPLTSPVHMQPPSTPTAKAAPAQGSGAEGSPEKVELAIGTRVKRKLDVGAGDSDNAGKCIRISEQQEIQRPFRDLCSPSTKGTAQGSEQKVPPLKIPVSWLPTKPFPSSRVSSRPYFPTTGTSPSRTGARTLADIKAKAQLARAQRAAAAAAATSAGLSVGSSVPGPGPGGGTGPGGGAGPGGGARPGGEARNPAAGTSETGHRAGVLDVGSTGSWRGERGNPALPSCTQTSRETQNPLQVSPDSTARTQLLQKSSLQPRHPITGAQASLAYGCPLPARSSASIRMPNPLSDRLVATSGTVAPGVTAIPPSSTSCSSPQNLKGIRANLAAQIRPRISLGTQTIPPRPTETVPPKPAETIPPKPAETIPPKPAETIPPRPAETIPPRPAETIPPRPAETIPPRPAETIPPRPAETIPPRPAETIPPRPAETIPPRPAETIPPRPVDTIPPRPVLSQAVTSNLSTPAKAQAPSQPAGPIPSTQRVPIRTGSSIPANNPLVTQLLQGKSVPMEQIMPRPLNKMEVKTIPIGSGQKERVTNTAGVSAPAGGIMVSREDSEKPSHMAVQQLERFLSQNRQLPSSQRILQLFSGRDLSSISQSQSQEAASSTAQEQTLQSLIRKVQQEKSLVGPNPAEPSENTSASQRFMFGFVGRRTSKPAMSGHYLLNIATYGRVPESFRRAQAVSPERGINLSDPERSQPRDDETESVTESEEEENSENNPEDSEYAPRYLPIAVSHPTTLRTAKLEAPMLDLKETVQALSRGDIYDESHIARDFIQAAQAKMVNVLGIKLKGDASELFRASKSHEGSQPPHSEQIHTGGPASLIGSSYGGTINITTSPEGMQGPSIPTGGHLTPTSADNLVSFSVTVTTIPSSHIVDSSDHDQPVSVQAFTEDPGRDTAPSKCYCRLKAMIICKGCGAFCHDDCIGPSKLCVSCLVVR; via the exons ATGCTTG TCGCATCTAGAATATCCCAGCCATCCTCTCCCCAATCAGGCTGTCCATCTCCCTCCATCCCTGCGGGGAAAGTCATCTCTCCATCTCAGAAGCACAGCAAGAAGGCCCTCAAACAG GCTTTGAAGCAGCAACAGCAaaggaagaagcagcagcagaggGTGGGAATGCCAGTCCCTGCCAGCCAGCGCCTCCTGCTGACTACAGTGAAGACTGCAAACAATGTTGCCCCTGCCAAGCCAACCCCAACCCACA CATGGGAAGCCAAACAGCCAGAGGGCCAAGCAAGCAATGCCCACATCTCTGCGCCATCCGGCACCTCCCTGGCATCTCTACATGGACTGGGGAAGAAGGCATTGCCGAGATCAGACCGGCTGCAAGCCA GACatataaaaagaacaaaatgcGCAGAGATCGACGTAGAGACACCGGACTCCATCTTGGTCAATACCAACCTACGGGCACTGATAAACAAACACACCTTCTCACTCCTGCCCGGGGACTGTCAGCAACGGCTCCTCCTCCTGCTGCCTGAAGTGGACCGACCA ACTGGTCCCGACGGCCTGATGAAGCTCAACAGTTCCGCCCTAAACAACGAGTTCTTTACCTCGGCGTCCCAGAGCTGGAAGGAGCGGCTCTCAGAAG GGGAATTCACCCCAGAGATGCAGCTTCGTATCCGCCAGGAAATTGAGAAAGAGAAGAAGGTGGAGTCGTGGAAGGAGCGCTTCTATGAGAGTTACTATGGGGAGAA CTCTGGGCTAAACCCTGACGATTACAAAGAGCTGATTGCAGAGACCAACGATACTTTGGCCAGAACCCAAGTCTCCCCTCCAAAGGAACAGTGTAAGTCCGACCCGTGCCCTGAACTCCAGCCGGTTGAGGCCAAGGTTGAGACCACAGCCCAGAAGGGTATAAATGAAGGCCCACCAATAAAGAAGGAAGATGAAGGCACTGTTCATGTAAAGGCCGAATTACCAACAGCCGGTGATACCCAGCGCCCCCCCGAAGTCATGCCAGCGGATACCAAAGAGAAAGTCAGCACTGTTCCTGTGAAGACAGCAGAGGGCGCTGCAGAGGTTATAACCCCAGTTCCCAGCAAAGAGACTGGGCATAAAATATCCCCTAAGCCGGAGGAGACAGACTCAGAGAGCCAGGGTACACCAACCCCAACCCCACTAACCAGTCCTGTCCATATGCAGCCTCCCAGCACTCCCACAGCCAAGGCTGCGCCGGCTCAGGGTTCCGGGGCAGAGGGGTCGCCAGAGAAAGTGGAGCTCGCAATCGGCACACGAGTCAAGAGGAAGCTGGATGTGGGCGCCGGGGATTCGGATAATGCTGGGAAATGCATACGGATATCGGAGCAGCAAGAAATCCAGCGGCCATTTCGTGACTTGTGTAGCCCCAGTACCAAAGGGACGGCCCAGGGGTCGGAACAAAAAGTGCCCCCACTTAAG ATCCCTGTCTCTTGGTTACCTACAAAGCCCTTTCCCAGCAGCCGGGTCTCTTCCAGGCCCTATTTTCCAACCACCGGCACCAGTCCCAGCAGAACAGGAGCAAGAACCTTGGCAGACATCAAAGCCAAAGCCCAGCTGGCCAGAGCCCAGAGGGCAGCAGCGGCGGCAGCAGCAACATCAGCTGGCCTCTCTGTCGGTTCATCAGTGCCAGGGCCAGGGCCTGGAGGGGGAACCGGACCTGGAGGAGGAGCCGGACCTGGAGGAGGAGCCAGACCTGGAGGAGAGGCGAGGAATCCAGCAGCTGGCACCAGTGAAACAGGACACAGGGCCGGAGTACTGGACGTGGGAAGTACTGGAAGCTGGAGAGGTGAGAGGGGAAATCCAGCCCTTCCATCATGCACCCAGACTTCCAGGGAGACCCAGAACCCACTGCAGGTATCACCTGACAGTACAGCAAGAACACAGCTACTGCAAAAATCCAGTCTACAACCCAGACACCCAATAACAGGAGCCCAGGCATCTCTAGCCTATGGCTGTCCCTTACCTGCCCGGAGCAGTGCCAGCATCAGAATGCCCAATCCGTTATCTGATAGACTGGTGGCAACATCTGGCACTGTGGCCCCTGGGGTTACAGCTATACCTCCATCAAGCACAAGCTGCTCATCACCACAGAACCTAAAAGGTATCCGGGCCAACCTAGCTGCTCAAATCAGACCTAGAATTTCTTTAGGCACTCAGACAATCCCACCAAGGCCTACGGAGACAGTCCCACCAAAGCCTGCCGAGACAATCCCACCAAAGCCTGCCGAGACAATCCCACCAAAGCCTGCCGAGACAATCCCACCAAGGCCTGCCGAGACAATCCCACCAAGGCCTGCCGAGACAATCCCACCAAGGCCTGCCGAGACAATCCCACCAAGGCCTGCCGAGACAATCCCACCAAGGCCTGCCGAGACAATCCCACCAAGGCCTGCCGAGACAATCCCACCAAGGCCAGCTGAGACAATCCCACCAAGGCCAGCTGAGACAATCCCACCAAGGCCTGTCGACACAATCCCACCAAGGCCTGTCCTGTCTCAGGCAGTAACTTCTAACCTTTCCACACCAGCCAAAGCTCAGGCACCCAGTCAGCCAGCAGGTCCCATTCCAAGCACTCAGAGGGTGCCCATAAGGACGGGCTCTAGCATACCCGCCAATAACCCTCTGGTTACCCAACTCCTGCAGGGCAAGAGTGTCCCCATGGAGCAGATAATGCCCAGACCTCTCAACAAGATGGAAGTAAAGACCATTCCTATAGGTTCTGGTCAGAAGGAGAGGGTAACTAACACAGCTGGAGTTagtgcccctgcagggggcatcATGGTAAGTAGAGAAGATTCAGAAAAGCCCTCACACATGGCTGTCCAACAGCTGGAAAGGTTTCTTAGCCAAAATCGGCAGCTGCCGTCCAGCCAAAGGATCCTGCAGCTCTTCTCTGGAAGAGATCTGAGCAGtattagccaatcacagagccAGGAAGCAGCCAGCAGTACCGCCCAAGAGCAAACTCTCCAATCACTGATCAGAAAGGTTCAACAAGAGAAATCATTGGTCGGCCCCAATCCAGCTGAACCGAGTGAAAACACATCCGCCAGTCAGAGGTTCATGTTTGGCTTTGTGGGCCGGCGAACGTCTAAACCTGCCATGTCGGGGCACTACTTGCTAAACATCGCTACGTACGGCCGCGTTCCCGAGAGCTTCCGGCGAGCACAGGCTGTAAGTCCTGAGCGGGGCATCAACCTGAGTGACCCAGAGAGGTCTCAACCCAGAGACGATGAAACAGAATCCGTTACTGAGAGCGAAGAAGAAGAAAACAGTGAGAACAATCCAGAGGATAGTGAATATGCCCCCCGATATCTCCCCATAGCCGTAAGTCACCCCACCACACTCAGGACTGCAAAACTCGAGGCCCCCATGTTAGATCTGAAAGAAACGGTCCAGGCTTTATCAAGGGGGGACATTTATGATGAGTCCCACATAGCCAGAGACTTTATCCAGGCCGCCCAGGCCAAGATGGTGAATGTATTGGGCATAAAGCTGAAAGGTGATGCTTCTGAGCTGTTCAGGGCGAGCAAGTCCCACGAGGGCTCCCAGCCGCCCCATTCTGAGCAGATACACACGGGCGGGCCCGCCAGCCTCATCGGATCCAGTTACGGAGGAACCATCAATATCACCACTTCGCCCGAGGGAATGCAGGGGCCCTCCATCCCTACAGGGGGCCATCTCACACCCACCAGCGCTGACAATCTGGTCTCCTTCTCTGTCACCGTCACAACCATCCCATCCAGCCACATCGTAGACTCAAGTGATCACGACCAACCCGTTTCTGTCCAGGCCTTCACCGAGGACCCCGGCAGGGACACGGCCCCTTCCAAATGCTACTGTCGACTGAAAGCCATGATCATTTGTAAAGGCTGTGGCGCCTTCTGCCACGACGACTGCATTGGGCCCTCGAAACTCTGCGTCTCCTGCCTGGTGGTGCGGTGA